Proteins encoded together in one Patescibacteria group bacterium window:
- a CDS encoding addiction module protein → MKIKDVPKILRLSVPEKILFVEDLWDSISSIESEIPVPESHKNELDHRLEKHYSPGELLSIKELQTRIEKRK, encoded by the coding sequence ATGAAGATAAAAGATGTTCCGAAAATATTACGATTAAGCGTACCGGAAAAGATACTTTTTGTGGAAGATCTCTGGGATAGTATCTCCTCTATTGAGTCAGAGATTCCTGTGCCAGAAAGTCATAAGAATGAACTAGACCATCGATTGGAAAAACATTATTCTCCTGGCGAACTCTTGTCTATTAAAGAATTGCAAACACGCATTGAAAAAAGGAAATGA